From a region of the Malania oleifera isolate guangnan ecotype guangnan chromosome 12, ASM2987363v1, whole genome shotgun sequence genome:
- the LOC131143797 gene encoding methyl-CpG-binding domain protein 4-like protein isoform X2, whose product MISPYFHKVKDEEKWDENDNIKKMESESSVKRKINLFKYGVQNEADGDVLSAEICECDCMKKDRKDDKCCTEPLSFNAVNVERDMEEQKKMKKKEKKKSQRNFKAKMDVNQNARSSEFAGFVADKINIVDAFSKFTYKGDSKKMKGTGGRKELHVFSSSSRKVIKVEERDRDGEKLSMVPNCQTRVAIEGNGKAANNGKDDAVFAQGINDRFYRNDTGEENHDQKTLLVLSSYFQKVAIEDDGNVKEKRGKKEPYFSSENKIKQVFLLNNSARNSANETENGNTCLPKIIKSSRKGKNHQIDTTIENVSSKRRRRDEELKEKLHPPVRVVSRYFQIAKGQQVVTDERKEPNICPKQCKKSRQKVVVVSPYFYNVPKEGENADGNSIEGKDKGVKLVKEVRGPVLVKSTLSASQKQDEAYQRKSSDNTWTPPRSPFDLLQEDHAHDPWRVLVICMLLNCTTGLQICGVGTSLLSGC is encoded by the exons ATGATTTCtccatattttcataaagtcaAAGATGAAGAAAAGTGGGATGAGAATGATAATATAAAGAAGATGGAATCAGAGTCCTCAGTGAAAAGGAAGATTAATCTCTTCAAATATGGTGTTCAGAATGAAGCTGATGGGGATGTATTGTCAGCAGAGATTTGTGAGTGTGATTGCATGAAAAAAGACAGAAAGGATGACAAATGCTGCACGGAACCCTTGAGCTTCAATGCAGTAAATGTAGAGAGGGATATGGAAGAacaaaagaagatgaagaaaaaggagaagaagaagagtcaACGAAATTTCAAAGCGAAGATGGATGTCAATCAAAATGCTCGAAGCAGTGAATTTGCTGGATTTGTTGCTGATAAGATTAATATAGTGGACGCTTTTTCTAAATTCACTTATAAGGGTGATAGCAAAAAGATGAAAGGGACAGGGGGGAGGAAGGAACTGCATGTTTTCTCTTCCAGTTCTAGGAAAGTTATAAAGGTAGAAGAAAGGGACAGGGATGGGGAGAAACTGAGTATGGTTCCAAACTGTCAAACTAGGGTAGCAATTGAGGGTAATGGAAAAGCAGCTAATAATGGTAAGGATGATGCTGTATTTGCGCAAGGCATTAATGACAGATTTTATAGGAATGATACAGGGGAAGAAAATCATGACCAGAAGACATTACTGGTgctttcttcttattttcaaaaGGTTGCGATCGAAGATGATGGCAATGTTAAAGAAAAGAGGGGAAAAAAAGAACCTTATTTTTCTTCTGAGAACAAGATAAAACAAGTTTTCCTACTCAACAACAGTGCCAGGAATAGTGCCAATGAGACTGAGAATGGGAATACATGTTTGCCAAAAATCATCAAAAGCTCAAGGAAAGGAAAGAACCATCAAATTGATACAACAATTGAAAATGTTTCTTCCAAGAGGAGGAGAAGGGATGAAGAACTGAAGGAGAAATTGCATCCACCAGTAAGAGTGGTTTCTCGTTACTTCCAAATAGCAAAGGGGCAACAAGTAGTTACTGATGAGAGGAAGGAGCCAAATATATGTCCAAAACAATGCAAAAAGTCTCGTCAGAAGGTTGTCGTAGTCTCGCCCTACTTCTATAATGTACCAAAAGAAGGAGAGAATGCTGATGGAAATTCAATAGAAGGCAAAGACAAGGGTGTAAAATTAGTCAAAGAGGTTAGAGGACCGGTGTTGGTTAAGTCTACCTTGTCTGCTTCTCAGAAGCAAGATGAGGCTTACCAAAGAAAAAGTTCAGATAATACATGGACCCCTCCACGCTCCCCGTTTGATTTGCTCCAGGAGGATCATGCCCATGATCCTTGGAGGGTGTTGGTGATATGTATGCTCCTCAACTGCACAACTGGTTTGCAG ATCTGTGGTGTAGGGACTTCTCTCTTGAGTGGATGCTAA
- the LOC131143797 gene encoding methyl-CpG-binding domain protein 4-like protein isoform X1 — MISPYFHKVKDEEKWDENDNIKKMESESSVKRKINLFKYGVQNEADGDVLSAEICECDCMKKDRKDDKCCTEPLSFNAVNVERDMEEQKKMKKKEKKKSQRNFKAKMDVNQNARSSEFAGFVADKINIVDAFSKFTYKGDSKKMKGTGGRKELHVFSSSSRKVIKVEERDRDGEKLSMVPNCQTRVAIEGNGKAANNGKDDAVFAQGINDRFYRNDTGEENHDQKTLLVLSSYFQKVAIEDDGNVKEKRGKKEPYFSSENKIKQVFLLNNSARNSANETENGNTCLPKIIKSSRKGKNHQIDTTIENVSSKRRRRDEELKEKLHPPVRVVSRYFQIAKGQQVVTDERKEPNICPKQCKKSRQKVVVVSPYFYNVPKEGENADGNSIEGKDKGVKLVKEVRGPVLVKSTLSASQKQDEAYQRKSSDNTWTPPRSPFDLLQEDHAHDPWRVLVICMLLNCTTGLQAKRVISDLFALCPNAKTATEVSTEEIEEVIQTLGLQRKRAIMIQRFSREYLEESWTYVTQLHGVGKYAADAYAIFCTGKWKRVRPTDHMLKKYRDCLCSMYSGLQ, encoded by the exons ATGATTTCtccatattttcataaagtcaAAGATGAAGAAAAGTGGGATGAGAATGATAATATAAAGAAGATGGAATCAGAGTCCTCAGTGAAAAGGAAGATTAATCTCTTCAAATATGGTGTTCAGAATGAAGCTGATGGGGATGTATTGTCAGCAGAGATTTGTGAGTGTGATTGCATGAAAAAAGACAGAAAGGATGACAAATGCTGCACGGAACCCTTGAGCTTCAATGCAGTAAATGTAGAGAGGGATATGGAAGAacaaaagaagatgaagaaaaaggagaagaagaagagtcaACGAAATTTCAAAGCGAAGATGGATGTCAATCAAAATGCTCGAAGCAGTGAATTTGCTGGATTTGTTGCTGATAAGATTAATATAGTGGACGCTTTTTCTAAATTCACTTATAAGGGTGATAGCAAAAAGATGAAAGGGACAGGGGGGAGGAAGGAACTGCATGTTTTCTCTTCCAGTTCTAGGAAAGTTATAAAGGTAGAAGAAAGGGACAGGGATGGGGAGAAACTGAGTATGGTTCCAAACTGTCAAACTAGGGTAGCAATTGAGGGTAATGGAAAAGCAGCTAATAATGGTAAGGATGATGCTGTATTTGCGCAAGGCATTAATGACAGATTTTATAGGAATGATACAGGGGAAGAAAATCATGACCAGAAGACATTACTGGTgctttcttcttattttcaaaaGGTTGCGATCGAAGATGATGGCAATGTTAAAGAAAAGAGGGGAAAAAAAGAACCTTATTTTTCTTCTGAGAACAAGATAAAACAAGTTTTCCTACTCAACAACAGTGCCAGGAATAGTGCCAATGAGACTGAGAATGGGAATACATGTTTGCCAAAAATCATCAAAAGCTCAAGGAAAGGAAAGAACCATCAAATTGATACAACAATTGAAAATGTTTCTTCCAAGAGGAGGAGAAGGGATGAAGAACTGAAGGAGAAATTGCATCCACCAGTAAGAGTGGTTTCTCGTTACTTCCAAATAGCAAAGGGGCAACAAGTAGTTACTGATGAGAGGAAGGAGCCAAATATATGTCCAAAACAATGCAAAAAGTCTCGTCAGAAGGTTGTCGTAGTCTCGCCCTACTTCTATAATGTACCAAAAGAAGGAGAGAATGCTGATGGAAATTCAATAGAAGGCAAAGACAAGGGTGTAAAATTAGTCAAAGAGGTTAGAGGACCGGTGTTGGTTAAGTCTACCTTGTCTGCTTCTCAGAAGCAAGATGAGGCTTACCAAAGAAAAAGTTCAGATAATACATGGACCCCTCCACGCTCCCCGTTTGATTTGCTCCAGGAGGATCATGCCCATGATCCTTGGAGGGTGTTGGTGATATGTATGCTCCTCAACTGCACAACTGGTTTGCAG GCCAAAAGAGTTATATCAGATCTTTTCGCTTTGTGTCCAAATGCAAAGACTGCTACGGAAGTTTCTACGGAGGAGATAGAAGAGGTGATACAAACTTTGGGTTTACAGAGGAAGAGGGCAATAATGATTCAGCGGTTCTCTCGGGAGTATTTGGAGGAAAGCTGGACTTATGTCACCCAGCTGCATGGTGTAGGCAA GTATGCAGCAGATGCATATGCAATATTCTGTACAGGGAAATGGAAGAGGGTGAGGCCGACCGATCACATGCTAAAAAAATACCGGGACTGTCTATGCAGTATGTACAGTGGATTGCAGTAG